In one Hymenobacter sp. DG25B genomic region, the following are encoded:
- a CDS encoding CDP-alcohol phosphatidyltransferase family protein encodes MKRHLPNAVTCLNLFAGCLALVQIFAGNPQAAAYLVGIAALFDFVDGLIARALHVSSPIGKDLDSLADMVSFGVVPGAFLFTLLQQALPAAGLPAWLAYAGFIVTVFSALRLAKFNNDTRQTTSFIGLPTPANTLLVASLPLILANDTFGLTSYILNPWVLLPLMLLLSYLLVAEIPLFALKFKNMSWQDNSLRFIFVLLAVVLILLLQATAIPLIVLLYVALSMLKPSYS; translated from the coding sequence TTGAAACGACACCTTCCCAACGCCGTTACCTGTCTCAACTTGTTTGCGGGCTGCCTGGCGCTGGTACAGATTTTTGCGGGCAATCCGCAGGCGGCAGCTTACCTGGTAGGCATTGCGGCGCTGTTTGATTTTGTGGATGGCCTGATTGCGCGGGCCCTGCACGTTAGCTCGCCCATTGGGAAAGACCTTGATTCCCTGGCCGACATGGTGTCGTTTGGGGTGGTGCCGGGTGCTTTCCTGTTTACGCTGCTGCAGCAGGCGCTGCCCGCGGCGGGCCTGCCGGCCTGGCTGGCCTACGCGGGTTTTATTGTGACAGTATTTTCGGCGCTGCGGCTCGCTAAGTTCAACAACGATACCCGCCAGACCACTTCGTTTATTGGTTTGCCCACGCCGGCCAATACGCTGCTGGTGGCCTCGCTGCCGCTTATCCTGGCCAATGACACTTTCGGCCTGACCTCCTATATTCTGAACCCCTGGGTGCTGCTGCCGCTCATGCTGCTGCTGTCATACCTGCTGGTGGCCGAAATTCCGCTTTTTGCCCTCAAGTTCAAGAATATGAGCTGGCAGGATAATTCCCTGCGGTTCATTTTTGTGCTGCTGGCCGTGGTGCTTATCCTGCTGCTGCAGGCTACCGCCATTCCGCTGATTGTGCTGTTATATGTAGCGTTATCCATGCTGAAACCCAGTTATAGCTAG
- the porU gene encoding type IX secretion system sortase PorU — MPRRALLLLWMLLGWSWTGQAQAPADQALRVALHWQGTATVYLPQGRTRQVPTFAEAGFRPGQLLPFYQFSVDGRVAADELRDAVYEPLTAADSKILGTATIGGTPEIRRASGTENRQARTILTLTPLRRNAGTGQVEKLVSFTYSYTTREAVAARRGGTHVYAANSVLSQGQWYKIGVPTSGLYKLDKATLRTLGLDVQTLDPRRLQLYGNAFGQLPQLNSSPRPDDLVENAIYVSGNNDATLSDDEYVLFYARGPHTWEPTSNEQRPFRHLYHTYTDTAYYFLTVGATPGRRVAPAATVTGPASITVSTFPDHQFHEIDLVNLLKSGRQWLGEGFDAGAAQKDFTFPFPDLVASEPVSVTSLTAATANRATTFRLTLNGQSIGSQTITGLSGDYFPEAANLQLSTFSSPAPAGNELQVKLTYDAGGDFSAKGYLDYLEITAWRKLRLSASSLEFRALAGSTAGTIQKFVLDNAAGATVWDVTNPRRAQERPLSNDTFLAPADSLREFVAFMGSSFPAPRLFGRVANQNLHALSLGNQLDVVIVTHPVFLAEAERLAAHRRSHDGLQVQVVTTEQVYNEFSSGGQDITAIRDFMKMVYETNQRPTGAVRMALLLFGDASYDYKADPGNDPRFLPEYWSQRQITDKNNQNYVPVYESYESFARIFPRAFNEAISFSSDDYFGLLDDAEGEWKESADANFELLDIGVGRLPVRTPNDQPRSAAQARLVVDKLISYDQPASFGKWRNRITFVADDGDSNLHLRGAELLANQLVAKQPAYNVHKVYLDMYPQVVVAGGQRSPEAARAIDQSLEEGSLLVNYTGHGGTKAWSDEQIFNIESIKKLQNTQRLAFLLTATCDFSTYDDPGFDSAGEVALTDVAGGAIGLLTTTRVVLSGNNAVLNQQFYEAVFKEENGRLPRLGEVMARTKNQSVSGAYNRNFALLGDPSMRLAYPNYTATVRELNHRALTTTPTDTLKALSQVALAGDVTDRAGALATAFSGTVQVTVLDKPAPVLTLGNEPNDGQQSIQVQESVLYDGKATVREGRFQLEFMVPRDINYNVGPGKISLYAAAPQLGLDAHGANKDVLVGSVASDIKADTIPPQVRLFMDSESFVFGGLTGSETMLLAQLSDSSGINTAGAGIGHEITAVLDNDPSKLIVLNSYYTADVDNFRSGRVRYLLKGLAPGPHVLRFKAWDTFNNSTERELEFIVARNEKLALEHILNYPNPFATTTTFHFDHNRNGEDLDVQVQIFTVTGKLIRTLATSIPGSPAHVGTLTWDGRDEFNDQVARGVYLYRLHVRSPRDGAQVSKYEKLVLLR, encoded by the coding sequence ATGCCCCGTCGTGCTTTGTTGCTGCTCTGGATGCTGCTGGGCTGGTCGTGGACCGGGCAGGCACAGGCACCTGCTGATCAGGCGCTGCGGGTTGCGCTGCATTGGCAAGGCACCGCAACCGTTTATTTGCCGCAGGGCCGCACCCGGCAGGTTCCTACGTTTGCGGAAGCCGGTTTCCGGCCCGGCCAACTGCTGCCTTTCTACCAGTTTAGTGTGGATGGCCGGGTGGCTGCTGATGAGCTGCGGGATGCCGTGTACGAGCCGCTGACCGCAGCCGACAGCAAAATACTGGGTACCGCTACCATTGGCGGAACACCGGAGATTCGCCGCGCCAGCGGCACCGAGAACCGGCAGGCCCGCACCATTCTTACGCTCACGCCCCTGCGGCGCAATGCCGGCACGGGACAGGTAGAAAAGCTGGTTTCGTTTACTTATTCCTATACTACCCGGGAAGCGGTGGCTGCGCGCCGTGGTGGTACCCACGTTTACGCCGCCAACTCAGTCCTGAGTCAAGGACAATGGTACAAGATTGGAGTGCCCACCAGCGGCCTCTATAAGCTGGATAAAGCCACCCTACGCACCCTGGGGCTGGATGTGCAAACTTTGGATCCGCGCCGTCTGCAGCTCTACGGCAACGCCTTCGGCCAGCTTCCTCAGCTGAACAGTTCCCCGCGCCCCGACGACCTGGTAGAAAATGCCATCTACGTTTCCGGCAACAACGACGCCACCCTCAGCGACGACGAATATGTGCTGTTCTACGCCCGCGGGCCGCACACCTGGGAGCCTACCTCCAACGAGCAGCGCCCCTTCCGGCACCTGTACCACACCTACACCGATACCGCCTATTACTTCCTGACCGTAGGCGCCACGCCCGGCCGGCGGGTAGCCCCGGCGGCTACTGTCACCGGCCCGGCCTCCATTACCGTTTCCACCTTTCCCGATCATCAGTTTCACGAAATAGACCTGGTGAACCTTCTGAAGTCGGGCCGCCAGTGGCTGGGCGAAGGGTTTGATGCCGGCGCGGCGCAAAAGGACTTCACCTTTCCCTTCCCGGATCTGGTGGCGAGTGAGCCGGTTTCGGTTACCAGTCTCACCGCCGCCACCGCCAACAGAGCTACCACTTTTCGGCTGACCCTCAATGGACAGTCCATTGGCAGTCAAACTATTACCGGCCTCAGCGGCGACTATTTCCCAGAGGCCGCCAACCTGCAGCTTTCCACCTTCAGCAGCCCCGCCCCGGCTGGCAATGAGCTGCAGGTAAAGCTCACCTACGACGCAGGGGGCGACTTCTCCGCCAAAGGCTACCTCGACTATCTGGAAATTACGGCTTGGCGCAAGCTGCGTTTAAGCGCCTCCTCGCTGGAGTTTCGGGCCCTGGCCGGCTCTACTGCCGGCACCATCCAGAAGTTTGTTCTGGATAATGCCGCGGGCGCTACCGTCTGGGACGTCACCAACCCGCGCCGGGCACAGGAGCGGCCCCTCTCTAACGACACTTTCCTGGCTCCCGCCGATTCGTTGCGGGAGTTTGTGGCTTTCATGGGCAGCAGCTTTCCGGCGCCCCGCCTGTTCGGCCGCGTGGCCAACCAGAATCTGCACGCTCTCAGCCTGGGCAATCAGCTGGATGTAGTAATAGTGACGCATCCGGTTTTTCTGGCCGAAGCGGAACGCCTGGCTGCCCACCGCCGCAGCCACGATGGCCTGCAGGTGCAGGTAGTCACCACCGAGCAGGTATACAACGAGTTCAGCTCCGGCGGGCAGGATATTACCGCCATCCGGGACTTTATGAAGATGGTTTACGAAACCAACCAGCGACCTACTGGCGCAGTCCGCATGGCGCTTCTGCTCTTCGGCGACGCTTCCTACGACTACAAAGCCGACCCTGGCAACGACCCCAGGTTTTTGCCCGAGTACTGGTCTCAGCGGCAGATAACGGATAAAAATAACCAGAACTACGTACCGGTTTACGAGTCTTACGAGTCGTTTGCCCGCATTTTTCCGCGGGCCTTCAATGAGGCCATTTCGTTTTCTTCCGATGACTATTTTGGTCTGCTGGATGATGCGGAAGGCGAATGGAAGGAAAGCGCGGACGCTAATTTCGAGCTCCTGGATATTGGCGTCGGCCGCCTGCCGGTGCGTACGCCTAACGACCAGCCCCGTTCCGCCGCCCAGGCCCGCCTGGTAGTGGATAAGCTGATTAGCTATGATCAGCCCGCGAGCTTCGGGAAGTGGCGTAACCGCATCACCTTCGTCGCCGATGATGGCGACTCTAACCTGCACCTGCGCGGTGCCGAGCTGCTGGCCAATCAACTGGTAGCCAAGCAGCCAGCCTACAACGTGCACAAGGTGTACCTGGACATGTACCCGCAGGTGGTAGTGGCCGGCGGCCAACGCTCCCCCGAAGCGGCCCGGGCCATCGACCAAAGCCTGGAAGAAGGCTCCCTGCTGGTTAACTACACCGGACACGGCGGCACCAAAGCCTGGTCCGATGAACAGATTTTCAACATCGAATCCATTAAGAAGCTGCAGAACACCCAGCGGCTGGCCTTCCTCCTTACGGCCACCTGTGACTTCAGCACCTATGACGACCCCGGTTTTGACTCGGCCGGCGAAGTAGCCCTGACCGATGTAGCCGGCGGCGCCATTGGCCTGCTTACTACTACCCGCGTGGTTTTATCCGGCAACAACGCCGTCCTGAATCAGCAGTTTTATGAGGCTGTTTTCAAGGAAGAGAATGGCCGGCTGCCCCGCCTGGGCGAGGTGATGGCGCGAACCAAAAATCAGAGCGTTTCCGGTGCCTACAACCGCAACTTCGCCCTGCTCGGCGACCCTTCCATGCGGCTGGCCTATCCCAACTATACCGCCACCGTGCGCGAGCTGAACCACCGCGCCCTTACCACTACGCCCACCGATACGCTCAAGGCCCTGTCTCAGGTAGCACTGGCCGGTGACGTAACCGACCGGGCCGGCGCGCTGGCTACTGCCTTCAGCGGCACCGTGCAGGTAACGGTGCTCGATAAACCGGCGCCCGTGCTCACCCTGGGCAATGAGCCCAACGATGGCCAGCAATCTATACAGGTGCAGGAAAGTGTGTTGTACGATGGCAAGGCCACTGTGCGCGAGGGCCGTTTTCAGCTGGAGTTCATGGTCCCGCGCGACATCAATTACAACGTAGGCCCCGGCAAAATCAGCTTATATGCCGCCGCCCCCCAACTGGGGCTTGATGCACACGGCGCCAACAAAGACGTGCTGGTAGGCAGCGTGGCCTCCGATATCAAAGCCGATACCATTCCGCCCCAGGTGCGCCTGTTCATGGATTCAGAATCCTTCGTGTTTGGGGGCCTCACTGGCTCCGAAACCATGTTGCTGGCCCAGCTCAGCGACAGTAGCGGCATTAACACCGCTGGCGCCGGCATTGGCCACGAAATAACCGCGGTGCTGGATAATGACCCGTCTAAGCTTATTGTGCTCAATAGCTATTATACCGCCGATGTTGATAACTTTCGGAGTGGCCGCGTACGGTACCTGCTGAAAGGACTGGCACCGGGCCCGCACGTGTTGCGGTTTAAGGCCTGGGATACGTTCAATAACTCCACGGAACGGGAGCTGGAGTTTATAGTGGCCCGCAACGAAAAGCTGGCGCTGGAGCACATCCTGAACTACCCTAACCCGTTTGCTACCACCACTACGTTTCATTTCGACCATAACCGCAACGGCGAGGACCTGGACGTACAGGTTCAGATTTTTACCGTAACGGGGAAGCTGATCCGGACCCTGGCCACCTCAATCCCCGGCAGCCCGGCGCACGTAGGTACTTTAACCTGGGACGGGCGGGATGAATTTAATGACCAAGTTGCCCGTGGCGTGTATCTATATCGGCTTCACGTTCGTTCACCCCGCGACGGCGCGCAGGTAAGCAAGTATGAAAAACTTGTGCTCTTGCGTTAA
- a CDS encoding heme exporter protein CcmB, which produces MQKDFRLEWRQRAALSGMLLYVGSTVFVCYMSFALRGGQLPVPAWNALFWIILLFTAVNAVAKGFLQESRGRQLYYYALVRPQAVIVAKIGYNALLLLGLSTVGFGVYALVLGNPVQDVPLFVSNVLLGALGFAATLTLVSGIASKAANSHTLMAVLGFPIMIPMLLLLIKVSKNALDGLEWEASRSSMLTLVALNLIVGAVSYILFPFLWRS; this is translated from the coding sequence ATACAGAAGGACTTCCGTCTGGAATGGCGGCAGCGCGCGGCCCTGAGCGGCATGCTGCTGTACGTGGGCAGCACGGTATTTGTGTGCTATATGAGCTTTGCCCTGCGCGGTGGCCAGCTGCCGGTACCTGCCTGGAATGCTCTGTTCTGGATTATTCTGCTCTTCACCGCCGTGAATGCCGTGGCGAAGGGCTTTCTGCAGGAAAGTCGTGGGCGGCAGCTCTACTATTATGCCTTGGTGCGGCCCCAGGCCGTTATTGTGGCTAAAATAGGCTACAACGCCCTGCTGCTGCTGGGGCTGTCTACGGTGGGCTTTGGCGTGTATGCGCTGGTGCTGGGCAACCCCGTGCAGGATGTGCCGCTGTTTGTAAGCAATGTGCTGCTGGGTGCGCTGGGCTTTGCGGCCACCCTCACGCTGGTATCCGGCATTGCCTCCAAAGCCGCCAACAGCCACACGCTGATGGCCGTGCTGGGTTTCCCGATTATGATTCCGATGCTGCTGCTACTCATCAAAGTGTCAAAAAATGCTTTGGATGGGCTGGAGTGGGAAGCCAGCCGGAGCTCCATGCTTACGCTGGTGGCCCTGAATTTAATTGTGGGAGCGGTGTCTTACATTCTGTTTCCTTTTTTGTGGCGAAGCTGA
- a CDS encoding M16 family metallopeptidase, translated as MLNRLVAPPVQPLASVTLPAADVLLLPNGSRLHVLHNAAQPVVRLQVVFRAGKWYEPAPGISLLTARMLLEGTRTRTARQIADEVAFYGASLECEQGFDRATLTLYCLTRHLEKLLPLVNDVLTEPTFPEPDLSLLKNRTIQNVRVERQKTSYLAAEQFSRNLFGSANPYGVVFDEDSFQAIQASDVQRFHHQAYRLAGAEIFLCGDVEAQHIDQVQAMVGKGSISTQDLSASHGYTAPTASLAHDYVTVADSIQSSLRIGRLWPAPSHADTHKLQVLTKILGGYFGSRLMKNIREDKGFTYGIYASVGPREHATSFVIGTDVNAASTQATITEVHHELRKLQEELIPAEELKTVKNYMAGKFANELSTVFEQCDKYKSLVFLNLPPTYYTDFLHDVSSIDAAQVQHLAQQYLSPSDMLQVIAGPASA; from the coding sequence ATGCTCAACCGTTTGGTTGCCCCTCCCGTTCAGCCGCTGGCCAGTGTAACGCTGCCCGCGGCTGACGTGCTTTTACTGCCTAACGGCAGTCGTTTGCACGTTCTTCACAACGCGGCCCAGCCCGTTGTACGCCTACAGGTAGTATTCCGTGCCGGCAAATGGTACGAGCCTGCCCCTGGTATTTCCCTGCTAACCGCCCGCATGCTGCTGGAAGGTACCCGCACCCGCACTGCCCGCCAAATTGCCGATGAAGTAGCTTTCTATGGTGCTTCTCTAGAATGTGAGCAAGGCTTCGACCGGGCCACGCTGACCCTCTATTGCCTCACTCGGCATTTGGAGAAGCTACTCCCGCTGGTAAACGATGTACTCACAGAACCCACCTTCCCCGAGCCCGACTTGAGCCTGCTGAAAAACCGTACCATTCAAAACGTACGGGTAGAACGCCAGAAAACCAGCTATCTGGCCGCTGAGCAGTTTTCCCGTAATCTTTTTGGCAGTGCCAATCCTTATGGGGTAGTCTTTGATGAAGACAGCTTCCAGGCAATACAAGCAAGTGATGTCCAACGCTTCCACCACCAAGCCTATCGTTTAGCCGGAGCTGAAATTTTCCTTTGTGGTGATGTGGAAGCCCAACATATTGACCAAGTGCAAGCCATGGTGGGTAAAGGGAGCATTTCCACTCAGGATCTGAGTGCGTCTCATGGCTACACTGCTCCTACTGCCTCCCTCGCACATGATTACGTAACAGTAGCTGACAGCATTCAATCTTCACTACGAATCGGCCGCCTGTGGCCAGCCCCCAGTCACGCAGATACGCATAAGCTCCAGGTACTCACCAAGATATTAGGGGGGTATTTTGGCTCACGTTTGATGAAGAATATCCGCGAGGATAAAGGCTTTACCTACGGTATTTACGCCAGCGTAGGCCCACGGGAACACGCCACTAGCTTCGTCATCGGTACCGATGTAAATGCGGCCAGCACCCAAGCCACCATCACAGAAGTACATCATGAACTCAGAAAGCTACAGGAAGAACTCATCCCTGCTGAAGAGCTAAAAACCGTCAAGAACTATATGGCTGGCAAATTCGCCAACGAGCTCAGTACAGTATTCGAACAATGTGATAAATATAAAAGCTTAGTATTCCTTAACCTACCACCTACCTACTACACCGATTTCTTACATGATGTTAGCAGTATAGATGCTGCACAAGTACAGCACCTAGCCCAGCAATACCTTTCCCCCTCAGATATGCTTCAGGTTATAGCAGGCCCAGCATCAGCTTAA
- a CDS encoding NAD(P)/FAD-dependent oxidoreductase gives MREYYDYLLIGHGLAGATLATVLRRRGHSVLVLDAAPADTASTVAAGLLNPVAGKRLALGWRVAEFLPAAIRYYQSLEQELGTQFLQLMPILKLFSSIADQNNAMARSADHPWQEFVEEVSAELPPLPGVRQDFGGMRIRGGGYIAVREMLAAQAEKGVAEGWLRRETFVPEQLVTNATDVCYADTVRAGRVIFCEGSAAVHNPWFSWLPLTPNQGEVLDVHCPGLAEEQVLNKGAYVVPLGNGRFRVGATYRWPPFAAGTTVEARTELSQRFAEVTTLPFDVLQQWAGVRPAVRDRKPLLGTHPAEPFLSICNGFGSKGVLMAPLLAEHFANVLAGTTEMWPEVNIRRFQSFYSAAHPAAVISS, from the coding sequence ATGCGAGAGTACTACGATTATCTGCTCATAGGCCACGGCCTGGCCGGTGCTACGCTGGCCACCGTGCTGCGCCGCCGCGGCCATAGCGTGCTGGTGCTGGATGCCGCCCCGGCAGATACGGCCTCCACCGTGGCCGCCGGCCTGCTGAACCCCGTGGCCGGCAAGCGCCTGGCGCTGGGCTGGCGCGTAGCCGAATTTCTGCCGGCCGCTATCCGCTATTACCAAAGTCTGGAGCAGGAGCTGGGCACGCAGTTTTTGCAGCTCATGCCCATTCTGAAGCTCTTTTCCTCGATAGCAGACCAGAACAACGCCATGGCCCGCAGCGCCGACCACCCCTGGCAGGAATTTGTAGAGGAAGTCAGCGCCGAGCTGCCCCCGCTGCCGGGCGTGCGGCAGGATTTCGGCGGCATGCGCATTCGTGGCGGCGGCTATATAGCAGTGCGGGAAATGCTGGCTGCGCAGGCCGAAAAAGGAGTAGCGGAAGGCTGGCTGCGCCGGGAAACTTTCGTGCCGGAACAGCTTGTTACCAATGCCACGGATGTCTGCTACGCCGATACGGTACGGGCGGGCCGCGTTATCTTCTGCGAAGGTTCCGCGGCCGTGCACAACCCTTGGTTTAGCTGGCTGCCGCTTACGCCCAACCAGGGCGAGGTACTGGACGTGCATTGCCCGGGATTAGCCGAAGAACAAGTATTAAATAAAGGCGCTTACGTAGTACCGCTCGGCAACGGGCGGTTCCGGGTGGGGGCCACTTACCGCTGGCCGCCGTTTGCGGCGGGCACTACAGTGGAGGCCCGCACGGAGTTGAGCCAACGCTTTGCGGAGGTAACCACACTGCCGTTTGATGTGTTGCAGCAGTGGGCGGGCGTACGCCCGGCCGTGCGCGACCGAAAACCCTTACTGGGCACGCATCCGGCGGAGCCTTTCCTGAGTATATGCAACGGTTTCGGTTCCAAGGGCGTGCTCATGGCGCCGCTGCTGGCCGAGCACTTCGCCAATGTGCTGGCGGGCACCACAGAAATGTGGCCCGAGGTCAATATTCGGCGCTTTCAATCGTTCTACTCTGCGGCCCATCCGGCAGCCGTAATATCTTCCTGA
- a CDS encoding cytochrome c biogenesis protein encodes MMKSNWWKVLAVVLVFYTAIAGLLMPVPRLAILNETIRNLYFHVPMWFGMTIILTTSVVFSVRYLRAPTSRLDTLSHEFAKTGILMGLIGLSTGSIWARFTWGTWWTNDPKLNGAAIAMLIYGAYLVLRSSFTDEQQRARVSAIYNIFAFAAAMPLFFILPRLTDSLHPGAGGNPAFARYDLDSDMRLVFYPAVIGWTLLGVWITQLAVRLSLLKQKVYEKQLA; translated from the coding sequence ATGATGAAGAGCAATTGGTGGAAAGTTTTGGCCGTGGTGCTGGTGTTTTACACCGCTATTGCGGGGCTGCTGATGCCGGTGCCGCGCCTGGCTATCCTCAACGAAACCATCCGCAACCTGTACTTCCACGTGCCCATGTGGTTCGGGATGACGATTATTCTGACGACCTCGGTGGTATTCTCCGTGCGCTACCTGCGCGCACCCACCAGCCGCCTGGATACTCTCTCGCATGAGTTTGCCAAAACCGGCATTCTCATGGGCCTCATCGGCCTGAGCACGGGCAGCATCTGGGCCCGCTTTACCTGGGGCACCTGGTGGACCAACGACCCCAAGCTGAACGGTGCGGCCATTGCCATGCTCATTTACGGCGCCTACCTAGTGCTGCGCTCCTCTTTTACCGATGAGCAGCAGCGCGCCCGCGTCTCGGCCATCTACAACATCTTTGCTTTTGCCGCGGCCATGCCGCTGTTCTTTATTCTGCCCCGCCTTACGGATTCGCTCCACCCCGGCGCGGGCGGCAACCCCGCCTTTGCCCGCTACGACCTCGACAGTGATATGCGCCTGGTGTTCTATCCGGCCGTAATTGGCTGGACGCTGCTGGGCGTCTGGATTACGCAGCTGGCCGTGCGCCTGTCGCTGCTCAAACAAAAAGTATATGAAAAACAGCTTGCGTAA
- a CDS encoding CcmD family protein, translating into MKNSLRNALLLVLALLLPVLQAAAQTASGTPEMADTLRQSGKIYVVVAVIVVLLTGLFAYLISLDRKLGRLEKEIR; encoded by the coding sequence ATGAAAAACAGCTTGCGTAACGCCCTTCTGCTGGTGCTGGCTCTGCTGCTGCCTGTGCTGCAAGCCGCCGCCCAAACCGCTTCCGGCACGCCCGAAATGGCCGATACCCTGCGCCAGAGCGGGAAAATCTACGTGGTGGTAGCCGTTATTGTGGTCCTCCTGACGGGCTTGTTTGCCTACCTCATTTCCCTGGACCGCAAGCTGGGCCGTCTGGAAAAGGAAATCAGATAA
- the porV gene encoding type IX secretion system outer membrane channel protein PorV translates to MLSKLTVRLSFLTTTGLLTLSVAASAQQRDDHAITTAVPILTLSPDSRSAALGEAGVAISPDANSMYYNAGKLGFVPYNTSVSPSYTPWLRSITDDMGLAHVSAYHRVGQRSAFGASLTYFDLGSIQYRDNLNNSKGDFNPKEYAFSVSYGQRLSENLGVGVAARFIHSNLTGGDTDTKPGNAAAVDLGLYYTKDVSIGAQDYNLAFGAAIANIGNKISYTNPEEGNFLPTNLKIGTAITKELDPYNKLTFTIDANKLLVPSPYYEGANPDSASQVRIDAKNREIAGKSVVSAILGSFSDAPGGFKEEMQEINLSAGIEYWYKDMLAVRAGYFYENPQKGARQYLSLGAGLRYQVFGVDAAYLVPNDKNNPLSQTLRLSLHFNFGEGANTSGATDTPTPTN, encoded by the coding sequence ATGTTGTCGAAGTTGACTGTGCGACTGAGTTTTCTCACCACAACCGGGCTGCTTACCTTGTCGGTAGCCGCTTCGGCCCAGCAGCGTGATGACCACGCCATTACCACGGCCGTGCCCATTCTCACGCTCAGCCCCGATTCCCGCTCCGCCGCTTTAGGGGAAGCCGGGGTGGCCATTTCGCCCGATGCCAACTCCATGTACTACAATGCCGGTAAACTGGGCTTTGTGCCCTACAACACCAGCGTTTCCCCTTCCTACACACCTTGGCTCCGCTCCATTACCGATGACATGGGCTTGGCACATGTTTCAGCGTATCACCGCGTCGGCCAGCGCTCCGCTTTTGGGGCTTCGCTCACCTATTTCGATCTGGGCAGTATTCAGTATCGGGACAACCTCAACAACTCTAAGGGCGACTTCAACCCTAAAGAGTACGCCTTTAGTGTTTCCTACGGCCAGCGTTTGAGCGAAAACCTGGGGGTAGGCGTTGCAGCGCGCTTCATCCACTCCAACCTCACGGGCGGCGATACGGATACCAAGCCCGGCAACGCCGCCGCAGTAGACCTGGGTTTATATTATACCAAAGACGTGTCCATCGGCGCCCAAGATTACAACCTGGCATTTGGAGCTGCTATTGCCAATATTGGCAACAAGATTTCCTACACCAATCCGGAGGAAGGTAACTTCCTGCCCACTAACCTGAAAATTGGTACTGCTATTACGAAAGAGCTGGACCCCTACAACAAGCTTACCTTTACTATCGACGCCAACAAGCTCCTGGTGCCCAGCCCTTATTATGAAGGTGCTAACCCGGACTCAGCCTCTCAGGTACGCATAGATGCCAAGAACCGGGAAATAGCCGGTAAAAGTGTTGTTAGCGCTATACTGGGCTCTTTCTCGGACGCTCCTGGCGGCTTTAAGGAAGAAATGCAGGAAATCAACCTTTCCGCTGGCATAGAATACTGGTACAAAGATATGCTGGCAGTGCGCGCTGGCTACTTTTATGAGAACCCGCAGAAAGGAGCCCGTCAGTACCTGAGCTTAGGTGCCGGCCTGCGCTACCAGGTATTTGGGGTTGATGCGGCTTATCTGGTCCCTAACGACAAGAACAACCCGCTTTCCCAAACCTTACGGCTTTCTTTACACTTTAACTTTGGCGAAGGCGCCAACACCTCCGGCGCCACCGATACCCCGACCCCCACGAATTAG
- a CDS encoding MBL fold metallo-hydrolase — protein MLVSGFTFNAFSENTYLLQDETGECVIVDPGCYSTEEQQALRQYIEEHKLRVVLLLNTHAHIDHVLGNRFVLDTYKVPFLLHEADFATLRAVEAYAPSYGFAQYQPAEPTGTLTPEEPVRFGKTELEVRFTPGHAPGHVVFYHAPTQTVIGGDVLFQGSIGRTDLPGGDYATLISSIKTQLLTLPDEVTVYPGHGPATTIGAERRSNPFLQ, from the coding sequence ATGCTGGTTTCCGGGTTTACTTTCAACGCCTTTTCCGAAAACACTTACCTCCTGCAGGATGAAACCGGGGAGTGCGTCATCGTAGATCCGGGCTGCTACTCCACCGAGGAGCAGCAGGCATTGCGGCAGTACATTGAGGAGCACAAGCTGCGTGTGGTATTGCTGCTCAATACCCACGCCCACATCGACCACGTGCTGGGCAACCGGTTTGTGCTGGATACTTATAAGGTACCCTTCCTGCTGCACGAAGCTGATTTCGCTACCCTGCGCGCCGTAGAAGCATATGCGCCATCTTATGGCTTTGCCCAATACCAGCCCGCCGAGCCCACCGGCACCCTCACGCCGGAGGAGCCCGTCCGGTTTGGTAAAACTGAGCTGGAAGTGCGCTTCACGCCCGGCCACGCGCCGGGCCACGTGGTATTCTACCATGCACCCACGCAAACCGTAATTGGCGGCGACGTGCTGTTCCAGGGCAGCATTGGCCGCACCGACCTGCCAGGCGGCGACTACGCCACCCTAATCAGCAGCATCAAAACCCAATTGCTTACCCTGCCGGATGAGGTAACGGTGTACCCCGGCCACGGCCCGGCTACAACGATTGGCGCAGAACGCCGTTCGAATCCGTTCCTGCAGTAA